The following are encoded together in the Arvicanthis niloticus isolate mArvNil1 chromosome 9, mArvNil1.pat.X, whole genome shotgun sequence genome:
- the Lsm3 gene encoding U6 snRNA-associated Sm-like protein LSm3, translated as MADDVDQQQTTNTVEEPLDLIRLSLDERIYVKMRNDRELRGRLHAYDQHLNMILGDVEETVTTIEIDEETYEEIYKSTKRNIPMLFVRGDGVVLVAPPLRVG; from the exons ATGGCGGACGACGTAGATCAG CAACAGACCACCAATACCGTCGAGGAGCCCCTGGATCTTATCAGGCTCAGCTTAGATGAGCGAATTTACGTGAAAATGAGAAATGACCGAGAGCTCCGAGGCAGATTACAT GCTTATGATCAGCATTTAAATATGATCCTGGGAGATGTAGAAGAGACTGTAACGACGATAGAGATTGATGAGGAGACATATGAAGAGATATATAAA TCCACAAAACGAAACATCCCCATGCTCTTCGTCCGGGGAGATGGTGTTGTTCTAGTCGCCCCTCCGTTGAGAGTTGGCTGA